The nucleotide sequence GAGCTGAGTATCAGCTGGGACAGTAAAACTGGAGAGAGTTGGGGTCAAAAGAGACAGTGATAAGACTCAATGGACAAACGTAGCTGTGCTCGCTTGTACTGCCCACCCCTTTTAACTTCTGAAGTGAAAGTTTGTTGTTTTAAAAGTCTAAATAGATTCATTTTTGTATCAATGCAAACATAGCTCTTTGGATCAATGGTCAGAAAGTCAGCGCAAAAATagatttttatttgttataattgctcaaataaacaaatactgtGTAAAACAATTTATCTGAAAAGAAGGCTCCAAATAGAGTTTGTCAATCGTTCATCAGATTGAGATGGAAATCACATGCACTGATGTGACGATGTTACCAGCAGAAGCAGCAGGGCTAAAAAGTGATGTGAATCAGCAGGTGGAGTGAAAAACCCCTCCCACCTTCGCCCCCTGCCCGGCCAGGTTGTTGTACTCCTTCACAGCCTTCTCCGTCTGGAACACTTTCACATCCACCCCCTTCTGCCTCACATAGTCCAGAGTGCTTGATGGCACCTACAACCAAAATGAATGTTCATGGATTTTAGTAAAGGTAGATGATGGACAGGGTAAGTGccatgtgttgtttgttttgttattatttaattatctgAAATTATTTTCTGCAAAGGAATTTTAACTGGAATTCATACAGGTCTTTTGGGGGATTTTTGATGCAACCACTTTGTAATATGTCATTACATTGTATTTTGATAAATACTTATACAGGCTTGTCTTTATTGAGTTTGAACAGTGTGATGTCTACAGGTACCTGTAAGAATTACAAAATCAATATCCTATGGTAGGGCCAGGAAAGAATGGTAGATTTTAGATGACACAATGACTACATATAGCACTGCACAAAACAATATTTGCTCCTATGGAATGCACAAAAGACACATTGTATTACTTGAGTCCCTCTACCTGCAGTGCTTCACTCATGCCTCTGCCAATCACCAGTGTCTCCACACCCTTCTTCAGGATCTCCTCCAGGTCAGCGGGTTGGACACCGGGGGAGTGCTGGGCAGGGAATAGTTGTGCATATGAATTATGTACGGGAGTGTATGGTAATAAGTGCACTTTATATGCTAGTTGTTCAACTGTATATGATGGAACTCACATCTGTCCCAGTCTCTCTCCAGTCCCATGCACGGCTTCCTCCAGGCCATACTTTGCAGTCTTTGTAGCCTGTGGAGCAGCCCTTTACCTTCATGTGTCCCCAAGAAAGGGACGCTATCTCTGGAGAGGACATTTGGCAAGTAGGCCTAGTTATGGATTATCTAGGAAAAAGTAAT is from Alosa alosa isolate M-15738 ecotype Scorff River chromosome 15, AALO_Geno_1.1, whole genome shotgun sequence and encodes:
- the aamdc gene encoding mth938 domain-containing protein, whose amino-acid sequence is MSSPEIASLSWGHMKVKGCSTGYKDCKVWPGGSRAWDWRETGTDHSPGVQPADLEEILKKGVETLVIGRGMSEALQVPSSTLDYVRQKGVDVKVFQTEKAVKEYNNLAGQGAKVGGVFHSTC